CTTGAGCGGAAGCTTTGGATGTGAGCCGGCTCCCGACAAGACTATATTCCTGATCGGGAGTAACGGCCTTAATCTGGCGCCTTGAATCAGCAATAAAGACCGAGTTAAAATACTGCTCATTCGCCTTGAACCAGATATCCAAGTCCCGCTGACTAAAGGTTGATTCTCCTGCCAAGCGGGCAACGCTGTTCATGTTATTTTGCATAATGTCTAAAATATCGGTTGTATTCGAAGCCAGCTTCTTGGCATATTGATAGTTGCTCTCCAAATAATTGTACGACAAAGACTTCACATTGGCGGTTACCGCTAAATATCCTCCAACAACAGCGGTTAACACGATGGAACTGATAACAAGTAAGCCGAGTATAATACGGAGCTTGAATCCTTTGCGCTTTCCCACGATGAGCCTTCCTTCGTTCCAAAATTAAAACCCTGATGGAACCCAGTTGGACAGGTCAAAAAACAGGATTATTATCCCATTGTAACAAAATATGGCGAAAAATGTCGTTATTCTTCACGAAATATTATTCTAATTATGAATTTAAATTCCATTCCGAATGAATTTTTGGCACATCTGAAATCAGCTGCTGTGTGTATCGGTGCTGGATGTTGTTCTCAACCCGGAGTTTTAGCAGCATATCGAGAAGCGTGGAACGGGAACAGGCATCCACCATATATAGAAGGTTGGAGCTTATCTCACAGATTATTTAAATTTTTTTGCGGTTTCCACAAAAAAACCAAGGATTTTTTCATCCGATGTCGAAAGATTTAGTTCAATAAAAATGGCGAAAGTATCGACATACTTTCAGACCCAGAGGGTGATACATTTTGTCAGAAATCAAAGAAATACTCCTCCAGCTGCTGTTCTCACTTACACCATTTGTATTATATAACATCTACTACCGCAACCTTGAGGTAAACTACTCCAGACGGTTCATCATATTTACTTGTTCATTCTGCCTCATACTGTCCATGACCTTTCCCCTCAGTGTACAGGATGGACTTGTCTTTGATGTCAGGTATGTCATCATATTTTTTGGCATCTTGTTTGGAGGGGTTACGACCGGCTTTATTTTACTCGTAGAATTTATAATATTCCGATTATACATTGGTGGTTCAGGCACTTTGGACGCTTTAATTATTTTGGCTATCACCTTTCCTCTATCTATTCTACTAAGTTCTTTTTATTACAAAATCAGAAAAAAGTATTGGATTACGTTCATCGCCGGAATCAGCTTTTCCATCATTCCTATAGTCGTGCTTTACATCACCAAACCGGATTATATACTTTCCAATGTAACGTTTAACATTCTAGCTATGCCGGTTCATAATTGTCTTGGCATTTGGCTGCTCATCACTTTGTTCAATAAATCTGTCACGGACAAGGAGTTATATCTTAAATTTATCCAGAACGAGAAGGTCGAGACAATTAATCAAGTGGCTGCTTCGCTTGCCCATGAAGTACGCAACCCTCTGACGACCGTCCTCGGTTTTCTGAAATTAATTCGCGCGAACACGTTAGGCTGGGAAAAAACAGAACGTTTCATCGATATCAGTATTGAAGAAATCCACCGTACAGAACAAATTCTTTCAGATTACCTGTCCATCAGTAAACCTCTGGCTACTTTCCATCAGCATATCGATCTTGTCGTGCAGCTAAAAACGGTCGTTGAGGTGATGACACCATACGCCAACATGAACAATGTTTCTTTGGAAGCGTCGTACCCGGCTGCTCCCGTGCATATCACCGGTAACCCGACAGAGATGAAGCAGCTGCTTGTTAACTTTATTAAGAATGCAATTGAAGCCAGCGCCGATATGCCTAAGGCCAGAGTCAGCATTCAATTCTTGCAGCATCTCCGGCGGGTTCAACTCGAAATCCAAGATAACGGTGTGGGGATGGATGAAGAACAGATGAGCCGGCTTGGCTCGATCTATTATTCTACCAAAAGCACCGGCACCGGACTCGGGCTAACCTTTTCCTATCAAGCTATACGTTCCATGAACGGTACGATTTCCGTTAAAAGCGAGCTGTATTCAGGAACCGTGTTTACGATTTCGCTGCCTCTTGCTTGACGCTGCACTATACATTAACGACGTTTAAGACATATCAGTACCTGATTGAACCTTCTTACCTATGAAATGTGACCACTCCAAATAATCCGACAGGATTCGGTCAGTGAATGTTGTATAATTGTATAACATACAAGATTACTTATTACGTCATGTTTGATCATAGCAGCCCATTCAATTTAATAATCGTTAAGCACTAAATTTGATGATGAGCCTATTTTTAGCGAGAAAAATTCGTGGACGGCAGCGTATGCTTTCTAAGCAGTTTTCCTTTGGAAAGCTTTTAGCTGAACGCTAACGCTTTTCTGGAATCGCTTCGTCCTCTCCGCTACTTCATGCGTATTCAACTTTAAATCAAAACAAGTGTCTCTGACTATTGCAAGCAAATCGAGAAATAAGTCAGCTGCATAAAAAAATGGCAGTCCAAGAACACACATCTTGGACTGCCATTTTTATCTTAAAGGATTAAAACGTCCCTGATCTACTTTTAGGACAATCCAATCTTTATCAACTCACATTTTTATTCAAATGCAGGAATAGCTATATCACCATAATTCTCTTCGAAGAATTTCTTCACATCAGGACCTGTCATTGCCTCGGCAAGCTTACGGATTGCTTCGGAATCTGCATTGTCCTTACGTGCAACCAGAGTAATGGCAAATTCAGAGTCTGTTCCTTCCGTAATCAACGCGTCCTTCTTTGGTGTCAAGCCAAGCGGCTTGGCATAAGCCGGAGTCATGATTGCCATATCCACATCATCCAGCGTACGGGCAAGCATCAGCAGGTCGACTTCCTGGAATTTGAATTTTTTGGAATTCTCCACGATATCAGAAGTAGTAGCCTTGATGCCCACGCCCTCCTTCAGCTTGATCAATCCATGCTTCTCAAGCAAGACAAGTGAACGTCCTAGGTTAGACGGGTCATTCGCAACGGCTATAGTCGCTCCATCCGGAAGCTCCTCAATGGACTTATAACGCTTGGAGTAAGCACCGTAAATCGCATGATAAATCGGCTCAATAGCTACAAGCTCGCTGCCGTTATTCACGTTGTACTCCTCCATATAAGGTACGTGTTGGAAGAAGTTAGCATCCACTTCTTTGTTTGCTAGCGCATTGTTCGGCTGAACATTATCCGACAGAATCATAATCTCCAGATTAATGCCGTCTTCTTTCAGCTTCGGCTTCACAAGATCCAGCACCTCGGTCATCGGCGGAATCAGGCTAGCAACTTTCAACGTTACTTCTTTACCTGCAGCTTCCTTTCCGGTTTCGCCCGCAGGTTCTGCTGTTTCTTTCTGTCCGCAACCTGCAACTACGAGCATAACTGCAGCCAGAAGACCAACCAGCATGCTGCGAGAAAATTTTGACATGAATTTCATAATAAACCATACCCCTATCTTTGAAGTAATAAGCTTGATGAACTGCCGGATTATATTTATCTTTTGTCCAGCAGTCTTGACAACAGGTTGCCAGTAAATTGGATCGACTGAACGAGTATAACCATGATGATGATCGTAAACACCATAATTTCCGTCTCAAATCTCTGATATCCGTAACGGATGGCAAAATCGCCAACACCGCCCCCGCCAACGATTCCCATAACCGTCGAATAAGATATAAAGCTGATCGTAGATGTCGTCAGTCCAAGCACAAGTCCCGAACGGGCTTCCACGTACAGAAATTTAAAGATCAACTGCAGGGTTGATGCTCCCATAGATGAGGCTGTCACGGTCACTTCCTTCGGAACGTCGAGTAGTGACTGCTCCACAAGCCTGGAATAATAGGCTACAGCCACCACGGATAACGGTACCGCCGCCGCCAATGTGCCGATGGACGTTCCGACCAGCATACGGGTAACCGGAATCATAATGACCACAAGCAGCAAGAACGGAAACGAGCGGATGATGTTTACTGCCCCGTTCAGAACGGAGAACATCAATGCATTCTCATATAGCTGTCCCTTTCGGCACAAATATAATAGTGTTCCTACCGGAAGACCCAGTATTATAGCCGCAGCGATGGATATGCCAACCATGACGAACGTTTCCCCGATCGCTTTCCATATTTCTGACTGATACTGCGCCACATAAGCAAAATAGTCATTCACATATTGCACTATTTCGTTCAAAAAATCAATCATTAGTATGAACCTCCACCGGATTTGTTTCCGTCAACTGTCCGTTATCCATGACCGAAACATGGCTGCAAATCCGGTTTACCACATTCATCTCATGCGTAACCATCACGACTGTAACTCCGAAACGTTCATTAACGTGTCTCAGCACATCGAGGATACCGGAAGTGGTCACTGAATCCAAAGCCGACGTAGGCTCATCACAGAGCAGTACTCTAGGGCGGTTCGCCAAAGCCCGGGCAATCGCCACTCTTTGTTTCTGTCCACCGCTAAGTTGGGCAGGATACTGATCCACTTTATCCCAAAGTCCGACAAAATGCAGGTACTCCTCCATCCGATTGAGCCGTTCCTTTTTCGGTACACCTGCAAGCTCTAACGGTAAGACTATATTTCCGCCTACGGTCCGGTTGCTGATTAGATTAAAATGCTGAAAGATCATCCCGATGGATCTTCTTGCCTCTCGGAGCTGTCTATTCCCGAGCCCAGTTAAATCGCGTTTATCCACAATCACACGTCCGGAATCGGGTCTTTCCAGAACATTCATTAAGCGAAGAAGTGTCGATTTACCAGCACCGCTCGCTCCTATAATGCCGTGAATATTACCCTCTTCAATGCTTAGGGTGACGGAGTCCACGGCCAAAAAACGATTGTTCGGAGGTCCGAAACTTTTACTCACCTGCTGTAAGGATATCATAATGTACCTCCCTAACTACTTCTACAAGCACTGTATGTATAAGCACAAGAAGAAACGGTTCACGTCCTTCCAAGGACGAAACCGTTTCTCGTGAAAGCAATAATAATCATATCACAAATTTGAACTAAGTGGTCTTTTTAAAGAGTAAAGCAATGTTTGGGATTTTATAACGTCAAGACAAGTACAGCTGATGACCGTACATTTCAGTTAGCTTCTCAACTGCCCGCTCCAGAATTGTCTCATCAAATCCTTCCAAGGCTTCAATCGCTTTGATCTTCTCAGACGGCGAACTTTCTTTGCTCAGGTGCAGGCTCCAGTTTACAATGTTCTGGACGGTTTCTTCCGGCTCTAACTGCTGGAAATAAATATGAGCCTTGTACAAATAACTCTCCGCATGTTCCGGCATAATGTTCAGCACCTCGTCAAAAGCTTCCAATGCAGCCTCCTCGTCGTTATCCTTGTAATGGATTTGACCCAAGCGATAATACGCACCCGGATGTCCAGGCTGAAGCTCTAGAAAGTTCATAATATCTATTCTGGCTCTTGTATAATCCATCATCGATAGATAAATACCGCTACGAAGGCTGTAAAGCCCCGCATAACTTGGGTCCAGCTCAATCCCTTGGGTACAGTCAGATAGTCCTCTGTCCAATTGTTCCGTCTCCAAAAAGCAGACCGCACGAAATTCATATAATCTCGGATTGCCGGGATTCATATGAATAACTTTCGTATAAGCATCAATCGCCAGCTCCCACAATCCCATCTCTTTATAGATATGGCCGCTTGCGGTTAAATAGGTCGGATGTTCTGCGAAATCGGGGTCCAGTGAAACGGCTTTCTGGAGCTCAAGCAATGCTTCTTCATTCTTACCCTGCAGATACATAACATAACTTTGTTTATTATGAATTTCTGGTAGGTCGCTGAGCTTCAACGCTTCATTCAGCGCCTGCTCCGCTGAAGGCAGATTACCCATTTCGATACAGATATCAGCACGCTGCGTATAGTTTGCAGGGTCATCATTTTCCATCTCGAGCAATTTGTCGTTCAGTTGAATTGCCTTGTCATGCTGCCCCATACGATAGAAGCAATCGGCCATCCAGTAACACACCAGCGGAGATTCCGGATGTAAGCGATACAGCTTCGTTATCACTTCTGCCGCTTTCTCCTCCGATTCTTCTTCTCTGTACAGTCTGGCGAGCTCGAAATAGGCGCGGAAGTCGTTCGGATCTTGATGAAGCGCCAGCTCCAAATCTTCTTTAGCCTGATGGTTTTTGCCCCAGGCTGCATAGATTTCCGCCCGTTTCAAATAAAGCTCCACCGCACCGGCGTATTTCTGCAGCCCTTCCGACGCTGCAGCGACCCCTTTCTCATATTGACCAAGCTGCAGGTACAAATCGGCAAGCAGCCTCCGAAAGGAAAAGCTCTCCTTCGTCTGGCGCTGAAATGTCATGAAAGCACCATAGCTGTAATTCGTACTTGCATCAAACAGCCCGTAGCCTTGATCCGCCTCGGCTTCATAGCGGTCAGCCAGCTCAATTCCTTGCCGCAATACAGTTAAAGCTTCCTCTACCGAATCAATCAAATCCAGACATCTGGCCAACATGAAGTAATACATCGGGATAACCCGATCCGGAAGACTGATGCTTTCCTTGAAGCAGGAAACAGCTTCCGCCGGGTTGCCGCTCTCGAAATACGTCATACCTAACTCATAATAGGTGGAAATGACCGTACTCCGATCCTCCCGCTTAATCGATTCCTTTAAATCTCGAATCGCTTCGTCGTATTTCCCTAAATCCTTATACGCTATGCCTCTCGTATACCAAGTTAAATAATTGTCGCCATCTAAAAGGATAGCTTCATTCAGATCGGTGATCGCTTCCTCTTCCCGGTTCATCTCACGCAAAATATGCGCCCGCCGCTCGTAGGCTCTTCCCGCACCTTTCCATTCAATTACCTGTCCCAGGTATTCCACTGCTTCATCAGAATGCCCGGTATAATGCAGCAGTTCGGCGTATATGATCTGGTCATTTAAAGATTGAATAGCCTTTTGACCTTTCCTGATGTATTTGAGCGCCTTCTCCGTATCTTGACGCCTACGATAATAGTTACCAATTCTGAGCCAGATCCTGTCAATAAAAATCATATCTCTCACCCTTTAGCTTTATATGTATAGGGAACTGCGCTAACAATATATTACTTTATTCATTACCCGAGCAGAGTAGTAAAAAATACGTGAATTTGATCATGACGTATCTATATATTTTGACTATATGAGGGGGAATTGTCCAGAGATTAATCCAGACAATTCCATCAGACTCAATTGCTTGAAGTCTCTATATGGCGAAATGGGTCTGGCTAATATTGACAAAAGTAAAGATTTGGATTTTAATTATGAATATAAAATAAATTTATTCACAAATTCATAATAGATGGAGTGTGAGACGAGGTATGCCCCGGTTCAACGAACAAGAAAAAGTAAAGATCCGGCTGGATCTGCAGCAAAAAGGAAAGCATTTATTTACCGTATTCGGATTAAAAAAAACGAGCATTGCCGATCTGACAAAAGCAGCCGGCATTGCTCAAGGAACGTTCTATTTGTTTTATTCCTCCAAGGAGGAACTGTACTTTGAATTGCTGGAGCAGGAAGAAGAGACGATTCGCGGACAGATGGCCGAAACTTATTTTAACGGTGGTCCCCTCAGCCGTGAACGTTTCAAGCAATTTCTGCGAGAGTCACTTGCCGTGCTGGAAAGTAACCCCTTTTTAAGGCAGCTGTACGATGAAGAGTTCGCGGAGTCTTTATTCCGGAAGCTCCCGGCTGACAAACTGGAAAACAACTTCACCAAGGATGCAGACGACCTGCTGCCAGTGATCAAGAAAGGACAGCAACAGGGATGGATTAAACCGCAAAATCCCGAGGTGATCGTCAGTATGATTCGCTCGTTTATTCTACTGTCTCTGCAAAAGCATCTTATCGGGGATAAACACTACCGCGATACCATGAATCTGTTCATTGATTTGATTACGGACGGCCTAATTATAGAAACGAAGGAGATAGAGCCATGATTGATGTGAAGGAGCTTCGCTTCCGCTATCCCGGTCATAAGCACTACACGCTGAAGGGCTTGAATTTTCATATCCCTCAAGGAGAAATATTCGGTTTTCTCGGGCCGTCAGGAGCCGGAAAAAGCACGACCCAGAAAATACTGATCGGCATGCTGAAGCAGTACGAAGGCAGTGTCTGCATTTTGGGCAAGCAGCTGAGGAACCATGGACGGGAGTACTACAACTCGATCGGCGTTGCCTTTGAATTCCCCAACTTCTACAGCCAGTTTACGGCACTGGAGAATCTGAACCTGTTTCGCTCCTTATATAACGTTCCCACAGATGAACCCGAGCATCTACTAGCTCAGTTATCGCTGGAGGAATATGGGCGGACGAAAGTGTCCGATTTTTCAAAAGGCATGAAAATGCGCCTGAACTTATGCCGGGCGCTGATGCATCGGCCGGATATATTGTTCCTCGACGAACCCACCTCGGGGCTCGACCCTGTGAACGCAAGCACCGTAAAAGAAATCATTTTACAGCAAAAAGCTCTTGGAAAAACCATCATTCTAACAACGCATAACATGCACGCCGCCGAGGAAATCTGCGACAGAGTCGCTTTTATCGTAGACGGTGAGATCAAGCTGATCGACGCGCCGCGGGAGCTTAAAGTGAGAGAAGGAAATAAAGCAGTATCCGTGGAGTACAGGGAAGGATCATTGCTCAAGCGTGCCGATTATCAGCTGGACGGTATCGCGGATAACGAAGCATTTCATTTACTTCTGCGGAGCGGCTCCATCGAGACGATCCACACGCAGGAAGCAACGCTTGATCAACTGTTTATCCAAGTAACAGGGAGAACTCTAACATGAAGCATCAGACTACTTCCCCTCTTACCACTCTTCAGCTTCGCCAATATGGTGCTCGCCAGTTCGTCTGTTCATGGAGGCAGGATATCAAACTTCAACTGCGCCATCATTTTTATACCGCTTATCTGCTGATCAGCCTCGCCTATCTCATTCTATTAAACATGATCCCCGAGAATCAGCAGGCAATGTGGAGTATACTCCTGACGTTTTCAGATCCAAGCATGCTCGGTTACTTTTTTATTGGCGGTCTTATCCTGCTCGAAAAAGGACAGCATATCCACGACAATCTGTTTGTTACGCCCTATCCGCTTGGAGCATACATTTGGTCAAAAACGCTTTCACTAACTTGTCTGTCACTGATGAGCAGCCTTGCCATCCATATTGGTACGTTTGGTCTTCACCGAAACATGATTATACTGATCATCGCTGTTATGCTAACGTCCGTTTTTTTTACTTTGGTTGGACTTGGAGTTGCAGTACGCTGTCATACCATGAACGGATTTTTCTTCTCGTCGATCCTTGTCTCCACCATTCTGGTGTTACCCGTTCTGGACACGCTGCATATTTTTTCAAGCAAGGTTTTCTTGTTTTTCCCGGCTGGTGCCTCGCTCCTGCTGCTCCAATCGGTTTTTGAACCGGTCCAGACAATTGATATCGTATTTGCGGTCATCATAATGCTCAGTTGGATCGGCATCGCTTTCATATGGGCTCATCGGTCATTGCAATTGTTATTATGGGGCTTTAAAAAAGGAGGGCTCACGGTATGAACCGGGCCGTACAAATGCTGCGACGTGATATAAAACAGGTCGGACGCGATCCGATGCTTGTGTTCATCACTGTCGCTCCTTTATTACTGGTGCTGGCGCTTAAATATGGGGTGCCCATCATCACTTCTCTTTTGCTCTCAGCCGATTTCCAATTATCGGCGCATTATGGCATCTTATACGGAGCCTCCATTCTTCTCATTCCGCTTGTCGTCGGTGTGATGGCCGGACTAATGATGCTTGACGAAAGAGATGAGCAGTTGATTGCTTATTATGCTATTACTCCCATCACGCAGCAAGGATATTTTCTCCACCGATTAACGCTGCCGACGCTGCTGTCCGGTATTTATATTGTTCTGGCTTTTCTAATGGTTGATTACTCGTCTTGGAACCCAATTCAATATGGATTTGCTCTACCTATGCTATTGATAGAGGGCCCAATCATGGCACTGCTGCTCGTTTCCTTTGCGTCCAACAAAGTGGAGGGGCTTGCGTTATCCAAAATAGGAGGGCTGCTGGTTTTTGTACCCGTACTATCTTACTTCTTGCCTGAGCCCTGGCGCTGGGGCTCGGCCGTAGTACCGACCTTTTGGGTCGCCCAACTGTTTACGCAGCCTAGCAGCATGCCATGGAATGAACCAAAGCTGATTATTGCAGGATTCACAGGTTTAGTTGTGCACCTTGTCTGGTTGAGAATATTGTTCAGACGATATTTGCGCCGGATCGCCTGAAACCGCAGGCTTCAGTACACCTTATGAATAACATCCTCAAAATCCGGATCTTTCATATCAATGTCGTCCAGTTCCCCCCAACTGCCGAGCTCCTTCATCACTTCTAGCGTATTGATCTCTCGGCGGTTGGCTTCCACTGTAACTGTGCTTCCCGTAACGTTTACGATGCGGATCGAGGTTTGTGCCCGCTCAGCAGTTACCGTCCCGGATGGACTCGAACTCCATTGGGCCTGACTTTCCATCCCGTACTGATCCGGCACTTGAAACGCGCCGCGGTAAGTAACGGTGATCAGAGTTGGCAGCCCGATCGTATCCCGGAGCGATTGAATCGTCCCGTCATATGTCAGCTCTCCGTTGTTAATAACCATGACACGACTGCACAGCTGTTCGATATCATCCATGTCATGTGTTGTGAGCAGAACGGTCTTGCCAAAATCTTTGTTCAGCAGTGTCAGAAACTCGCGGATACTCCGTTTGGCGTTCACATCCAGGCCGATCGTCGGCTCATCCAGGAACAAGAGATCCGGGTCA
Above is a window of Paenibacillus uliginis N3/975 DNA encoding:
- a CDS encoding TetR/AcrR family transcriptional regulator produces the protein MRRGMPRFNEQEKVKIRLDLQQKGKHLFTVFGLKKTSIADLTKAAGIAQGTFYLFYSSKEELYFELLEQEEETIRGQMAETYFNGGPLSRERFKQFLRESLAVLESNPFLRQLYDEEFAESLFRKLPADKLENNFTKDADDLLPVIKKGQQQGWIKPQNPEVIVSMIRSFILLSLQKHLIGDKHYRDTMNLFIDLITDGLIIETKEIEP
- a CDS encoding methionine ABC transporter permease, yielding MIDFLNEIVQYVNDYFAYVAQYQSEIWKAIGETFVMVGISIAAAIILGLPVGTLLYLCRKGQLYENALMFSVLNGAVNIIRSFPFLLLVVIMIPVTRMLVGTSIGTLAAAVPLSVVAVAYYSRLVEQSLLDVPKEVTVTASSMGASTLQLIFKFLYVEARSGLVLGLTTSTISFISYSTVMGIVGGGGVGDFAIRYGYQRFETEIMVFTIIIMVILVQSIQFTGNLLSRLLDKR
- a CDS encoding sensor histidine kinase — protein: MSEIKEILLQLLFSLTPFVLYNIYYRNLEVNYSRRFIIFTCSFCLILSMTFPLSVQDGLVFDVRYVIIFFGILFGGVTTGFILLVEFIIFRLYIGGSGTLDALIILAITFPLSILLSSFYYKIRKKYWITFIAGISFSIIPIVVLYITKPDYILSNVTFNILAMPVHNCLGIWLLITLFNKSVTDKELYLKFIQNEKVETINQVAASLAHEVRNPLTTVLGFLKLIRANTLGWEKTERFIDISIEEIHRTEQILSDYLSISKPLATFHQHIDLVVQLKTVVEVMTPYANMNNVSLEASYPAAPVHITGNPTEMKQLLVNFIKNAIEASADMPKARVSIQFLQHLRRVQLEIQDNGVGMDEEQMSRLGSIYYSTKSTGTGLGLTFSYQAIRSMNGTISVKSELYSGTVFTISLPLA
- a CDS encoding ABC transporter ATP-binding protein; translation: MIEVQDIRKEFKTPVVKEGRFSGLRTLFTREYKTKEAVRGISFQVEQGEFLGYIGPNGAGKSTTIKMLSGILHPTSGEVLISGMNPHKERRHVVKNLGVVFGQRSQLWWDLPVKDSYDILAKMYEVSETDKKRRLHQFSELLELHTFWETPVRKLSLGQRMRADLAAAMLHDPDLLFLDEPTIGLDVNAKRSIREFLTLLNKDFGKTVLLTTHDMDDIEQLCSRVMVINNGELTYDGTIQSLRDTIGLPTLITVTYRGAFQVPDQYGMESQAQWSSSPSGTVTAERAQTSIRIVNVTGSTVTVEANRREINTLEVMKELGSWGELDDIDMKDPDFEDVIHKVY
- a CDS encoding tetratricopeptide repeat protein, whose amino-acid sequence is MIFIDRIWLRIGNYYRRRQDTEKALKYIRKGQKAIQSLNDQIIYAELLHYTGHSDEAVEYLGQVIEWKGAGRAYERRAHILREMNREEEAITDLNEAILLDGDNYLTWYTRGIAYKDLGKYDEAIRDLKESIKREDRSTVISTYYELGMTYFESGNPAEAVSCFKESISLPDRVIPMYYFMLARCLDLIDSVEEALTVLRQGIELADRYEAEADQGYGLFDASTNYSYGAFMTFQRQTKESFSFRRLLADLYLQLGQYEKGVAAASEGLQKYAGAVELYLKRAEIYAAWGKNHQAKEDLELALHQDPNDFRAYFELARLYREEESEEKAAEVITKLYRLHPESPLVCYWMADCFYRMGQHDKAIQLNDKLLEMENDDPANYTQRADICIEMGNLPSAEQALNEALKLSDLPEIHNKQSYVMYLQGKNEEALLELQKAVSLDPDFAEHPTYLTASGHIYKEMGLWELAIDAYTKVIHMNPGNPRLYEFRAVCFLETEQLDRGLSDCTQGIELDPSYAGLYSLRSGIYLSMMDYTRARIDIMNFLELQPGHPGAYYRLGQIHYKDNDEEAALEAFDEVLNIMPEHAESYLYKAHIYFQQLEPEETVQNIVNWSLHLSKESSPSEKIKAIEALEGFDETILERAVEKLTEMYGHQLYLS
- a CDS encoding ABC transporter permease, whose amino-acid sequence is MKHQTTSPLTTLQLRQYGARQFVCSWRQDIKLQLRHHFYTAYLLISLAYLILLNMIPENQQAMWSILLTFSDPSMLGYFFIGGLILLEKGQHIHDNLFVTPYPLGAYIWSKTLSLTCLSLMSSLAIHIGTFGLHRNMIILIIAVMLTSVFFTLVGLGVAVRCHTMNGFFFSSILVSTILVLPVLDTLHIFSSKVFLFFPAGASLLLLQSVFEPVQTIDIVFAVIIMLSWIGIAFIWAHRSLQLLLWGFKKGGLTV
- a CDS encoding MetQ/NlpA family ABC transporter substrate-binding protein, with protein sequence MSKFSRSMLVGLLAAVMLVVAGCGQKETAEPAGETGKEAAGKEVTLKVASLIPPMTEVLDLVKPKLKEDGINLEIMILSDNVQPNNALANKEVDANFFQHVPYMEEYNVNNGSELVAIEPIYHAIYGAYSKRYKSIEELPDGATIAVANDPSNLGRSLVLLEKHGLIKLKEGVGIKATTSDIVENSKKFKFQEVDLLMLARTLDDVDMAIMTPAYAKPLGLTPKKDALITEGTDSEFAITLVARKDNADSEAIRKLAEAMTGPDVKKFFEENYGDIAIPAFE
- a CDS encoding methionine ABC transporter ATP-binding protein; this encodes MISLQQVSKSFGPPNNRFLAVDSVTLSIEEGNIHGIIGASGAGKSTLLRLMNVLERPDSGRVIVDKRDLTGLGNRQLREARRSIGMIFQHFNLISNRTVGGNIVLPLELAGVPKKERLNRMEEYLHFVGLWDKVDQYPAQLSGGQKQRVAIARALANRPRVLLCDEPTSALDSVTTSGILDVLRHVNERFGVTVVMVTHEMNVVNRICSHVSVMDNGQLTETNPVEVHTND
- a CDS encoding ABC transporter ATP-binding protein, which produces MIDVKELRFRYPGHKHYTLKGLNFHIPQGEIFGFLGPSGAGKSTTQKILIGMLKQYEGSVCILGKQLRNHGREYYNSIGVAFEFPNFYSQFTALENLNLFRSLYNVPTDEPEHLLAQLSLEEYGRTKVSDFSKGMKMRLNLCRALMHRPDILFLDEPTSGLDPVNASTVKEIILQQKALGKTIILTTHNMHAAEEICDRVAFIVDGEIKLIDAPRELKVREGNKAVSVEYREGSLLKRADYQLDGIADNEAFHLLLRSGSIETIHTQEATLDQLFIQVTGRTLT